The window GACCTGCTGCAATGGGACAAATCATCAATCTGACTGATGTTGATATCAGGTTTGTTAAGATAGCATAGCGTGGTCGGGAGGGCAACTATGAATGGAGACTATCCATCAATCAGCTTTCAGCTTCGATTTTGCGTCACTGATAAGGTCAGAGGCAGTCTCGGAGTTACCCGGATAAAGAGAAAACGCGCTGACTGGACTGAATCTTTCACGTTCAAACAATCCTTTTTTCTCAAGGATCCCGCTGATCAGCCCCAGTATCCTTTCCTCCAGGTCCCCTATCCTCTGAAAACTCTCTAATGATATGATTCCGAAGATATCAGTCTCCATCCACGAAAAATAGTCAGTTCTTCTTGCGGAGTTCCTAACACTTTTACTCAACATGTTAATAAGATCGAGCGCATGGTGTGAGGATACACTATAGTATTCGTTCAACCCGACTATCTTGAAAAGGGTGACAGTGAATCCATGATGATATCTTTCAGCCCTTTCGATCTCTTCCTTGATTCTCTCAATGAAGATCTTCTGGTTTGATTTTAGAAGATCATTGAAGCTGGACGGCTCCTTCTTGTCAGAAAGAGATTTCTTCTGCTTCAGGATCGGAGTGAGTATGTCTCGTACTTTGTCAAGGAGACCAAGCTCCTGCTTTCCGAACACGGTCGAATCCAGAGGAGTCTCGGGTGTTTTGCTGTATCCGTTAAATACCGCAGTGAAATCATCAGAGATGAAAAACGGATAGGATATCACTGATGTGTATGAAGGAATCTTGTCGAAAGTCCCGATATCACTTTTCAGAAAACTCGTACATTCTGGTTTTAAGTGTTTCATAGACCGTTCTCTAAGTTCATTGTCAAACTTGACATCAGTTTCCCTGTCTAATTCGTTCTGTGGGAATCCGAAATAAGATATTTCTTCACCAGAAGCACTTTTGAAGTAAAAACTTCCCATTGAAGCATTGATCACAGAAGCGACAACACCAGGAATATGCTTCAACCTTGCATTTACGTCATCTACGCCCATGAGATAGGGTGTGAGAGCTGATAGTTCTTCATATCTTTTCAATTTCCTCTGTTGTTTTAGCTCCCTGAGTTGTGCATATGCGAAAAATCCGACCTGGAATCTCAAGGTATCTTTAAGTCTCATAAATTGCTCGAGAGATTCGAGTTTAGAAAATTCCATGACCAATACACCAAGTGGTGTGTTATGTACAAGTGGAAGATAGATAGATGTAATCGAATCCCCACTCTCCTTGATCTGAAGAGACGGATCATGTGTCGCCTCAGTCAGAATTATTTCTTTGCCCGTAAGATAAGCTCTTGCCAGACTTCCCTTTAGGCAATGTATGCGTGGAGCCACTTCTTCCAACTGTTCGTACTGATCACTACCCCCCAATATGAGCCAGTCTCCTTCATCAGTAGCCGTATATATGGTGACCGTATCTGCATCCAGTTCCTGACAAAGCGTCTTGCAAAGTCCTGAAAATTTTTGATGGAAACCGATATCGGATTTGAAAAGAGATTCCAGAAAATTCCTTATCTCGAATTCTTTTTCCCTTATCCCTCTCGTGTCTATTCTAAGATGTTGATCAAGTATTGGCGCTATCTTTTCGGCTAGAAGGTCTATAGATTCAACATCTGTTTTCGTGAGTAAACGCTCGTCCCTGTCAGTTGAGATATTCAATACACCAATCAGTTTATCTTCGAATATCAGAGGCGCTGAAATAGCACTCTGAATATTTTCTCTTTCACGCCCATGGGCATAAAACTGGCTGTCTACAATATTTTCTAATAGTCTGGTGCTCTTTTCCTCTGCTACCTTTCCTGCAATCCCTTCACCTATTTTCTGCCTGGTGTTACTCACCACCTCCGGACTCAATCCTGTAGCATACCCTATATATAGTTCGCTGGTCTCTTCCGAGCATAACATGATGGAGCCTGAAGATGCCTGAACGGCTCTGACGGAGATCTCAAGTAACCACCGGAGAAGCCTTTCTCTATCCGTTATTCGCTTGATATATTTCAAGGCCATTTCGAGGTGTTCCGGCCAGGGGGGCCTCTTATTATCATTGTTAGCCGTATCTGTAACCAGGTGATTCACCGCCTCGGATGGATTGATGATTCTTAGATCATCATTTTTAAGTATAAGTACCTCTTCTTTGAATTGGTGCCGCTCGTCGGTTACTATGATATAATCAGCTTTTCTGAAGGCATCTACGAATGAACGATCCGTAAAAACAGGAATTCCTATGATCTCAGCTATCTCAAGTCCTATTGCTCTGGGATCTTTGTCATATATACCGATTATGTGGTAAACAGGATTACGATGAAACTCACTTAGAATATTGAGTTCCTTTTCGCCGCCACCAAGAATGGCAATATTCTTGACCGTCTTCACGATAATGCACCTCTCGAATTAATCCGCTATTAATTCAAGCAAGACTTAAGCCAGACGTCAAAAC is drawn from Candidatus Latescibacterota bacterium and contains these coding sequences:
- a CDS encoding GAF domain-containing protein, with the translated sequence MKTVKNIAILGGGEKELNILSEFHRNPVYHIIGIYDKDPRAIGLEIAEIIGIPVFTDRSFVDAFRKADYIIVTDERHQFKEEVLILKNDDLRIINPSEAVNHLVTDTANNDNKRPPWPEHLEMALKYIKRITDRERLLRWLLEISVRAVQASSGSIMLCSEETSELYIGYATGLSPEVVSNTRQKIGEGIAGKVAEEKSTRLLENIVDSQFYAHGRERENIQSAISAPLIFEDKLIGVLNISTDRDERLLTKTDVESIDLLAEKIAPILDQHLRIDTRGIREKEFEIRNFLESLFKSDIGFHQKFSGLCKTLCQELDADTVTIYTATDEGDWLILGGSDQYEQLEEVAPRIHCLKGSLARAYLTGKEIILTEATHDPSLQIKESGDSITSIYLPLVHNTPLGVLVMEFSKLESLEQFMRLKDTLRFQVGFFAYAQLRELKQQRKLKRYEELSALTPYLMGVDDVNARLKHIPGVVASVINASMGSFYFKSASGEEISYFGFPQNELDRETDVKFDNELRERSMKHLKPECTSFLKSDIGTFDKIPSYTSVISYPFFISDDFTAVFNGYSKTPETPLDSTVFGKQELGLLDKVRDILTPILKQKKSLSDKKEPSSFNDLLKSNQKIFIERIKEEIERAERYHHGFTVTLFKIVGLNEYYSVSSHHALDLINMLSKSVRNSARRTDYFSWMETDIFGIISLESFQRIGDLEERILGLISGILEKKGLFERERFSPVSAFSLYPGNSETASDLISDAKSKLKAD